From Streptomyces yatensis, one genomic window encodes:
- a CDS encoding PP2C family protein-serine/threonine phosphatase, with the protein MRVRGSRARTGARTQWRTAWPRLSRPHTHRRRTRLRTLIDTGAATGGASADGLTGPTAGPVPAEDAHQGLPGRRVARWVPALLILGGISFDLATPSGYTASPFFAAAPLVAAALLPLRQTILMAVIAVLTTCLLAELHGVTDPTQAATEIVTVATVTVLAVAINRVVRRSYHRLASARGVAEAAQRAVLPAPPARLAGLEIAARYVPAEKYAAIGGDLYAVQDTPHGVRLIVGDVRGKGLGAVEVVAILLGCFREAAEQETTLEALVGRLERALQREGARRADLEVFEGFTTAVVAEIPRGASTLRLLNRGHPAPLLLEEDGAVRALEPEAAALPVGMGELAGWPDRVMELGFEEGETLLLFTDGVTEARDRNGEFYDPAKQLRGRRFADPQELLDALVADVERHTDGGTSDDMALLAVRRTPARGNGRGNGRDDGDAHRTGPTGDGDASHRA; encoded by the coding sequence GTGCGGGTGCGAGGGAGCAGGGCTCGTACGGGCGCCCGTACTCAGTGGCGTACGGCCTGGCCCCGGCTGAGCCGCCCGCACACCCACCGCCGCCGCACCCGTCTGCGCACGCTCATCGACACCGGCGCCGCGACCGGTGGTGCCTCCGCCGACGGGCTCACCGGCCCCACCGCGGGGCCCGTCCCGGCCGAGGACGCTCACCAAGGGCTGCCGGGCCGCCGAGTGGCCCGCTGGGTTCCCGCCCTCCTCATCCTCGGCGGCATCAGCTTCGACCTGGCCACCCCGTCCGGCTACACCGCCTCGCCCTTCTTCGCCGCCGCCCCTCTGGTCGCCGCGGCGCTCTTACCGCTGCGCCAGACCATCCTCATGGCCGTCATCGCCGTCCTCACGACCTGTCTGCTGGCGGAGTTGCACGGTGTGACGGACCCGACCCAGGCGGCCACCGAGATCGTCACGGTCGCCACCGTGACCGTGCTGGCGGTGGCGATCAACCGGGTCGTACGCCGCAGCTACCACCGGCTCGCCTCGGCGCGCGGCGTCGCGGAGGCGGCCCAGCGCGCCGTCCTGCCCGCGCCGCCCGCCCGTCTCGCCGGGCTCGAGATCGCCGCGCGCTACGTACCGGCGGAGAAGTACGCGGCGATCGGCGGTGACCTGTACGCGGTCCAGGACACCCCGCACGGCGTACGGCTGATCGTCGGCGACGTACGCGGCAAGGGGCTGGGGGCCGTGGAGGTCGTGGCGATCCTGCTGGGCTGCTTCCGGGAGGCGGCGGAGCAGGAGACGACCCTGGAGGCGCTCGTGGGCCGGCTGGAGCGGGCGCTGCAGCGGGAGGGCGCCCGGCGGGCCGACCTGGAGGTGTTCGAGGGGTTCACGACGGCGGTGGTGGCCGAAATTCCGCGCGGCGCCTCCACCCTGCGGCTGCTCAACCGCGGCCATCCGGCGCCGCTGCTCCTGGAGGAGGACGGCGCGGTGCGCGCCCTGGAGCCGGAGGCGGCGGCGCTGCCGGTGGGGATGGGGGAGTTGGCCGGGTGGCCGGACCGGGTGATGGAGCTGGGGTTCGAGGAGGGGGAGACGCTGCTGCTGTTCACGGACGGGGTGACGGAGGCCCGGGACCGCAACGGCGAGTTCTACGACCCGGCGAAGCAGCTGCGCGGCCGCCGCTTCGCCGATCCGCAGGAGCTGCTGGACGCGCTGGTGGCCGATGTCGAGCGCCATACGGACGGCGGGACGTCGGACGACATGGCGCTGCTGGCGGTCCGCCGCACCCCGGCCCGCGGGAACGGCCGGGGGAACGGGCGCGACGACGGTGATGCGCACCGCACCGGCCCTACGGGGGACGGCGATGCCTCCCACCGTGCGTAG
- a CDS encoding DUF6227 family protein — MGHSRADGTPAELMDGLLARAQNGFEIGEAVLAQARSALMHQSELRSCRQCNERCGQLGYSTYRHVFLLPDGSSLLLWELEHNTGEGDRPLYELYADEDALTLAERRVHDRLGGARWEELDGLPLWLPDQLLHTAEPLESSRAYVADNSADHARRVLRRAENPDRPGEETERLLTTAFAHDIALAPKPRRRSGGPDATWCRFYEHAFLLAGGDEVVLWELEHNLTRDGRLVCEVYLDEVSAELAADRHARALGVDL; from the coding sequence ATGGGGCACTCACGAGCGGACGGGACCCCGGCCGAGCTGATGGACGGGCTGCTCGCCCGTGCGCAGAACGGCTTCGAGATCGGCGAGGCGGTGCTGGCCCAGGCGCGGAGCGCCCTGATGCACCAGTCCGAGCTGCGGTCCTGCCGGCAGTGCAATGAGCGGTGCGGCCAGCTCGGCTACAGCACCTACCGGCATGTCTTCCTGCTCCCCGACGGCAGCAGCCTGCTGCTGTGGGAACTGGAGCACAACACCGGCGAGGGCGATCGTCCGCTGTACGAGCTCTACGCGGACGAGGACGCCCTGACGCTGGCCGAGCGCCGGGTCCATGATCGCCTCGGCGGCGCCCGCTGGGAGGAGCTCGACGGGTTACCGCTGTGGCTGCCGGACCAACTACTGCACACGGCCGAGCCCCTGGAGAGTTCCCGTGCGTATGTGGCCGACAATTCGGCCGACCATGCCCGTCGAGTCCTGCGCCGCGCGGAGAACCCCGACCGCCCGGGCGAGGAGACCGAGCGGCTGCTGACGACCGCGTTCGCCCATGACATCGCCCTCGCGCCCAAGCCCCGGCGTCGCTCCGGCGGTCCCGACGCGACCTGGTGCCGGTTCTACGAGCACGCCTTCCTGCTCGCCGGAGGGGACGAGGTCGTGCTATGGGAGCTGGAGCACAACCTCACCCGGGACGGACGGCTGGTGTGCGAGGTCTACCTCGACGAGGTCTCGGCGGAGCTCGCGGCGGACCGCCACGCCCGCGCGCTGGGCGTCGACCTCTGA
- a CDS encoding metallopeptidase family protein has translation MLEMTREEFEELVAEALDRIPPELTRLMDNVAVFVEDEPPAEDPELLGLYEGTPLTDRGEWYAGVLPDRITVYRGPTLRMSETREDVVQETEVTVVHEIAHHFGIDDDRLHALGYG, from the coding sequence GTGCTGGAGATGACGCGCGAGGAGTTCGAGGAACTGGTCGCCGAGGCGCTGGACCGGATTCCGCCGGAGCTGACACGGCTCATGGACAACGTCGCCGTGTTCGTGGAGGACGAGCCGCCGGCGGAGGATCCCGAGCTGCTCGGGCTCTACGAGGGGACGCCGCTCACCGACCGTGGTGAGTGGTACGCGGGTGTCCTGCCGGACCGGATCACGGTCTACCGGGGTCCGACGCTGCGGATGAGCGAGACGCGGGAGGATGTCGTCCAGGAGACCGAGGTGACCGTGGTCCATGAGATCGCGCACCACTTCGGGATCGACGACGACCGGCTGCACGCGCTCGGCTACGGCTGA
- a CDS encoding M23 family metallopeptidase — translation MASNRSALDEAPYRTRGGGLGTATAYGPGFDAGAGMSSGDGHFAPDDRFADADGDAFQGPGAGFETEPWEEWNPTEESIAPVRGRHRVAKQRGGTMARSGAVLGVGVIAAVGAGGMASAKDRPKPPISMPDLGHVADEVKASLPAAKDLPGIGSWASDDSGGPQTAAAPLSQAGLTSEDEQRGTTDAGEALRARILQQAENQQNAADEDSRTAAAKAAAEKASDQAAEVAAQRKAKAEAEKKAAEQRAKEAAEKKAAAERQARLAAAYTLPVGSYTLTASFGQAGDIWSADHTGQDFAAPTGTPAKAVHGGTITQAGWAGSYGYRIVLTLSDGTEIWYCHLSSMVVTSGKVTAGDVIGRVGATGNVTGPHLHLEVRPGGGSPIDPMPWLRQHGMNP, via the coding sequence GTGGCGTCCAACAGGTCTGCCCTGGACGAGGCCCCGTATCGCACACGGGGAGGCGGTTTGGGGACCGCCACCGCCTACGGCCCCGGCTTTGACGCCGGCGCCGGGATGAGTTCCGGGGACGGCCACTTCGCCCCCGACGATCGGTTCGCGGACGCGGATGGGGACGCGTTCCAGGGCCCGGGTGCCGGATTCGAGACCGAGCCCTGGGAGGAGTGGAACCCCACCGAGGAGTCCATCGCTCCCGTACGCGGCCGGCACCGCGTGGCCAAGCAGCGCGGCGGGACCATGGCGCGCAGCGGCGCCGTCCTGGGGGTCGGCGTGATCGCGGCGGTCGGTGCGGGCGGTATGGCCAGCGCCAAGGACCGTCCCAAGCCGCCCATTTCCATGCCGGATCTCGGCCATGTCGCCGATGAGGTCAAGGCCAGCCTGCCCGCCGCCAAGGACCTGCCCGGCATCGGCTCCTGGGCGTCGGACGACAGCGGCGGCCCGCAGACGGCCGCCGCCCCGCTCTCCCAGGCAGGCCTGACCAGCGAGGACGAGCAGCGCGGCACCACCGACGCGGGCGAGGCGCTCCGCGCCCGCATCCTCCAGCAGGCCGAGAACCAGCAGAACGCGGCGGACGAGGACAGCCGCACCGCCGCGGCGAAGGCGGCCGCGGAGAAGGCATCCGACCAGGCCGCGGAGGTGGCCGCCCAGCGCAAGGCCAAGGCCGAGGCGGAGAAGAAGGCCGCCGAGCAGCGGGCCAAGGAGGCGGCCGAGAAGAAGGCCGCGGCCGAGCGCCAGGCCAGGCTCGCCGCCGCGTACACCCTCCCCGTCGGCTCGTACACCCTGACCGCGAGCTTCGGCCAGGCGGGCGACATCTGGTCGGCCGACCACACCGGCCAGGACTTCGCCGCCCCGACCGGCACCCCGGCCAAGGCGGTGCACGGCGGCACCATCACCCAGGCGGGCTGGGCCGGTTCGTACGGCTATCGCATCGTGCTGACCCTCAGCGACGGCACCGAGATCTGGTACTGCCACCTGTCCTCGATGGTCGTCACCTCGGGCAAGGTGACGGCGGGCGACGTCATCGGCCGCGTCGGCGCCACCGGCAATGTGACCGGCCCGCACCTCCACCTCGAGGTCCGGCCGGGCGGCGGCTCGCCGATCGACCCGATGCCCTGGCTGCGCCAGCACGGGATGAACCCCTGA
- a CDS encoding right-handed parallel beta-helix repeat-containing protein: MRLATTIRGLIPVMALAVSAWAVSAPASAEGKGGAGGADETAAPVPCGDVAALITAVSAANSSPSGGSVALATGCTYTLGTAAYTGGPNGPDGLPLITRNVAISGTQATIRRSAAAGDFRLAEIAPGGSLTVNGVTFSGGRATSGAGTDGGGILDAGSLRLINATVTGNTASNVGGGIEVASGGSAVLSATDVTHNSAGDGGGIHVNTSATLSVSGGNISDNTASSSGGGVSNFGTTLLSAVTVARNRTTSFEGGGISTAVGDLTINGGRVAENTAGSFGGGIANMGSALRVLATTVSGNTATLNGGGVFQHAGTTQMIGDTVTGNTANGGQGGGIFTDGGTISLSATTVTANNPNQCVPALAGC; this comes from the coding sequence GTGCGACTCGCGACAACGATCCGGGGATTGATCCCCGTCATGGCGCTGGCGGTATCGGCATGGGCGGTTTCCGCTCCCGCGTCCGCCGAAGGGAAGGGAGGCGCCGGAGGGGCGGACGAGACGGCGGCCCCGGTGCCCTGCGGGGACGTGGCGGCGCTGATCACCGCGGTGAGCGCGGCCAACAGCTCGCCATCGGGCGGCTCCGTCGCCCTGGCCACGGGGTGTACGTACACGCTGGGCACCGCGGCGTACACCGGCGGCCCCAACGGCCCCGACGGACTGCCGCTCATCACTCGTAACGTGGCCATCAGTGGGACCCAAGCGACCATCAGACGCAGTGCGGCCGCCGGCGACTTCCGGCTCGCGGAGATCGCGCCCGGTGGAAGCCTTACGGTCAACGGCGTGACCTTCTCGGGCGGCCGGGCGACCTCGGGCGCGGGCACCGACGGCGGTGGCATCCTCGACGCGGGCTCGCTGAGGCTGATCAACGCCACGGTCACGGGCAACACCGCGAGCAACGTCGGCGGTGGCATCGAGGTCGCCTCGGGTGGTTCAGCGGTGCTTTCGGCCACGGATGTGACGCACAATTCCGCGGGGGACGGCGGCGGCATCCACGTCAATACGTCGGCCACCCTCAGCGTCTCGGGCGGCAACATCTCCGACAACACCGCGTCCAGCTCGGGCGGCGGCGTCAGTAACTTCGGAACGACGCTGCTGAGCGCCGTCACGGTCGCGCGGAACAGGACCACCAGCTTCGAGGGCGGCGGTATCTCGACCGCGGTCGGAGATCTCACGATCAACGGCGGCCGGGTCGCCGAGAACACCGCCGGCAGTTTCGGTGGCGGTATCGCCAATATGGGCAGCGCACTGCGCGTACTGGCCACCACCGTGTCCGGAAATACCGCGACGCTGAACGGCGGTGGGGTGTTCCAGCACGCGGGCACGACGCAAATGATCGGGGACACGGTCACCGGTAATACGGCCAATGGCGGTCAGGGCGGTGGGATCTTTACCGACGGCGGCACGATCTCGCTCTCCGCGACCACGGTCACCGCTAACAACCCGAATCAGTGTGTACCGGCTCTTGCGGGATGCTGA
- a CDS encoding DEAD/DEAH box helicase — protein sequence MSVSTDHAVMPAVDEPNELTAPAEPFEQEQRDEQAEQAATEAPETPKAPDITFADLGLPEQIVRKLAQNGVTTPFPIQAATIPDAMAGKDILGRGRTGSGKTLSFGLPLLTTLAGGHTEKKRPRGLILTPTRELAMQVSDALQPYGDVLGLKLKVVCGGTSMGNQIYALERGVDILVATPGRLRDIIDRGAASLDKVQVAVLDEADQMADMGFLPEVTEILDLVPQGGQRLLFSATLENEIDSLVKRYLVDPVTHEVDSAQGAVTTMTHHVLVVKPKDKAPVTAAIAARKGRTIIFVRTQLGCDRVAEQLCDAGVRADALHGGMTQGARTRTLADFKDGYVNVLVATDVAARGIHVDGIDLVLNVDPAGDHKDYLHRSGRTARAGQSGTVVSLALPHQRRQIFRLMEDAGVDASRHIVGGGGAFDEDVAQITGARSLTEVQAEAASNAAKQAEREVQDLSRELERVQRRAAELREEADRLSARAARERGETVAPAEPAAEAGAETVAAAAVTLPAQRTAEPVTVPAVKSADAAEGAGDDEAPRRSSYDRRDNDRGGRSFDRRDNDRGFNRDRDRRDDRRDDRPFNRDRRDNDRGGRSFDRRDSNDRDRGGFNRDRRDDRRDDRRDDRGGDRPFNRDRRDNDRGGRSFDRRDSNDRDRGGFNRDRRDDRGNFGRRDDRGGRPYERRDDRGGFGRDRRENDRGGRSFERRDHNHRGGDRPFNRDRRDDRPARRDDHRGGSTGGRSYERSGGSSIDRRADKPRWKRNG from the coding sequence ATGTCCGTTTCCACTGATCACGCCGTCATGCCCGCTGTCGATGAGCCGAACGAGCTGACCGCTCCGGCCGAGCCGTTCGAGCAGGAGCAGCGCGACGAGCAGGCTGAGCAGGCCGCCACGGAAGCCCCCGAGACCCCTAAGGCGCCCGACATCACTTTCGCCGACCTCGGCCTCCCCGAACAGATCGTCCGCAAGCTGGCGCAGAACGGCGTGACCACGCCCTTCCCGATCCAGGCCGCGACCATCCCCGACGCCATGGCCGGGAAGGACATCCTCGGCCGCGGCCGTACCGGCTCCGGCAAGACCCTCTCGTTCGGTCTTCCGCTGCTGACCACGCTGGCCGGCGGACACACCGAGAAGAAGCGCCCCCGGGGTCTCATCCTGACCCCGACCCGCGAGCTGGCGATGCAGGTGAGCGACGCGCTGCAGCCTTACGGCGATGTCCTCGGCCTCAAGCTCAAGGTCGTCTGCGGCGGCACCTCGATGGGCAATCAGATCTACGCGCTGGAGCGGGGGGTGGACATCCTCGTCGCCACCCCGGGCCGACTGCGCGACATCATCGACCGCGGCGCCGCGTCCCTCGACAAGGTCCAGGTCGCCGTCCTCGACGAGGCCGACCAGATGGCCGACATGGGCTTCCTGCCCGAGGTCACCGAGATCCTGGACCTGGTGCCGCAGGGCGGCCAGCGGCTGCTGTTCTCCGCGACGCTGGAGAACGAGATCGACAGCCTGGTCAAGCGCTACCTGGTCGACCCGGTCACCCACGAGGTCGACTCGGCGCAGGGCGCGGTCACCACGATGACCCACCACGTGCTCGTGGTGAAGCCGAAGGACAAGGCCCCGGTCACCGCGGCCATCGCGGCGCGCAAGGGCCGCACCATCATCTTCGTGCGGACCCAGCTGGGTTGCGACCGCGTCGCCGAGCAGCTGTGCGACGCGGGCGTGCGCGCCGACGCGCTGCACGGCGGCATGACGCAGGGCGCCCGTACCCGCACGCTGGCCGACTTCAAGGACGGGTACGTCAACGTGCTCGTCGCCACGGACGTCGCCGCGCGCGGTATCCACGTCGACGGCATCGACCTGGTGCTGAACGTGGACCCGGCCGGCGACCACAAGGACTATCTGCACCGCTCCGGCCGTACGGCCCGGGCGGGCCAGAGCGGCACCGTGGTCTCGCTGGCCCTGCCGCACCAGCGCCGCCAGATCTTCCGGCTGATGGAGGACGCGGGCGTCGACGCCTCCCGTCACATCGTCGGCGGCGGCGGTGCGTTCGACGAGGACGTGGCCCAGATCACCGGCGCGCGTTCGCTCACCGAGGTGCAGGCGGAGGCGGCCTCGAACGCGGCCAAGCAGGCCGAGCGCGAGGTGCAGGACCTCAGCCGGGAGCTGGAGCGGGTGCAGCGGCGCGCGGCCGAGCTCCGCGAGGAGGCCGACCGGCTGTCCGCGCGGGCTGCGCGTGAGCGCGGCGAGACCGTGGCACCGGCGGAGCCCGCGGCCGAGGCCGGGGCGGAGACGGTGGCCGCGGCCGCTGTGACGCTGCCGGCGCAGCGTACGGCGGAGCCCGTGACCGTGCCCGCGGTGAAGTCCGCGGACGCCGCCGAGGGCGCGGGCGACGACGAGGCGCCGCGCCGCTCCTCGTACGACCGCCGGGACAACGACCGAGGTGGCCGTTCCTTCGACCGCCGGGACAACGACCGCGGCTTCAACCGGGACCGGGACCGGCGTGACGACCGTCGCGACGACCGCCCGTTCAACCGCGACCGTCGGGACAACGACCGGGGCGGTCGCTCCTTCGACCGCCGGGACAGCAACGACCGCGACCGTGGCGGCTTCAACCGCGACCGCCGGGATGACCGTCGCGACGACCGCCGTGACGACCGTGGCGGGGACCGCCCGTTCAACCGCGACCGTCGGGACAACGACCGTGGCGGCCGTTCCTTCGACCGCCGGGACAGCAACGACCGCGACCGTGGCGGCTTCAACCGTGACCGCCGCGACGACCGTGGCAACTTCGGACGGCGGGACGACCGTGGCGGCCGTCCGTACGAGCGCCGTGACGACCGCGGTGGCTTCGGCCGCGACCGCCGGGAGAACGACCGTGGTGGCCGTTCCTTCGAGCGCCGCGACCACAACCACCGTGGCGGGGACCGTCCGTTCAACCGTGACCGTCGCGACGACCGCCCGGCCCGCCGTGACGACCACCGGGGCGGTTCCACCGGCGGCCGTTCGTACGAGCGCTCCGGCGGCTCGTCCATCGACCGCCGCGCCGACAAGCCGCGCTGGAAGCGCAACGGCTGA
- a CDS encoding aldo/keto reductase, which translates to MADNTQKIGDLSVFPFSLGGNVFGWTADEAESFRVLDAFVAAGGNFIDTADVYSAWVPGNEGGESETVLGNWFASRRNRSDIVLATKVGGGFPEPRGLTSSAIKSGVEESLQRLRTDYIDLYYTHYDDPSVPVEEIISTLDELVKEGKVREIAASNVSAERLEALLTFSTQESLARYVALQPHYNLVSRDTFEGELADVAARHDLATIPYYSLASGFLTGKYRPGTAVDSPRSSGAAQHLETERGQKVLAALDDVAANHSTEPATVALAWLLAQPTVVAPLASASSVDQLPPLLASVDLKLTQPELDLLTSASD; encoded by the coding sequence ATGGCTGACAACACACAGAAGATCGGTGACCTGTCCGTCTTCCCGTTCTCCCTCGGCGGGAACGTCTTCGGCTGGACCGCCGACGAGGCCGAGTCCTTCCGGGTGCTCGACGCCTTTGTCGCGGCGGGCGGCAATTTCATCGACACCGCCGATGTCTACTCCGCATGGGTGCCGGGCAACGAGGGCGGTGAGTCCGAGACCGTCCTCGGCAACTGGTTCGCCTCCCGGCGCAACCGCTCCGACATCGTCCTCGCCACCAAGGTGGGCGGCGGCTTCCCGGAGCCGCGCGGCTTGACCTCGTCCGCCATCAAATCGGGCGTCGAGGAATCCCTCCAGCGGCTGCGCACCGACTACATCGACCTCTACTACACCCACTACGACGATCCGTCGGTGCCGGTGGAGGAGATCATCAGCACCCTCGACGAGCTGGTCAAGGAGGGCAAGGTCCGCGAGATCGCCGCGTCCAACGTCAGCGCGGAGCGCCTGGAGGCCCTGCTGACCTTCTCCACCCAGGAGAGCCTGGCCCGCTACGTCGCCCTCCAGCCGCACTACAACCTGGTCTCGCGCGACACCTTCGAGGGCGAGCTGGCCGACGTCGCCGCCCGCCACGACCTGGCGACGATCCCGTACTACTCCCTGGCGTCCGGCTTCCTCACCGGCAAGTACCGCCCGGGCACGGCGGTCGACAGCCCCCGCTCCTCGGGCGCGGCCCAGCACCTGGAGACCGAGCGCGGCCAGAAGGTCCTCGCCGCCCTGGACGACGTCGCCGCCAACCACTCCACCGAGCCCGCCACGGTCGCCCTGGCCTGGCTCCTCGCCCAGCCCACGGTCGTGGCCCCCCTGGCCAGCGCCAGCTCCGTCGACCAGCTCCCGCCCCTCCTGGCGTCGGTCGACCTCAAACTGACCCAGCCGGAACTGGACCTGCTGACCTCGGCGTCGGACTGA